One window of Nitrospirota bacterium genomic DNA carries:
- a CDS encoding carboxypeptidase-like regulatory domain-containing protein: protein MVLMASDGEQVMTRCLAWGTAGLLTLWIVVSLPRPVFAGGGWVVYWDGSYHGQVLDAETKAPLEGVVVVAVYHESCYRFIQTNSKEIGVQEVLTDATGKFRIPAFWTISTPDCWYEDTDFHVFKPRYAPFPPGVDGPGIPTYAPSNPKLDVYQEIFRAGVVLELPPLKTREEMEKAYPSGPSVSNRLEKKLKNYYRLENELRILLGHEPYKGGPRAWRGAGQ, encoded by the coding sequence ATGGTTCTAATGGCATCGGACGGTGAACAGGTAATGACACGGTGCCTGGCCTGGGGCACCGCCGGCCTTCTCACGCTCTGGATCGTGGTCAGTTTGCCGCGCCCGGTGTTTGCGGGTGGGGGCTGGGTCGTATATTGGGACGGCAGCTATCACGGTCAGGTGCTGGATGCTGAGACCAAGGCGCCGCTGGAGGGCGTAGTAGTCGTGGCGGTCTATCACGAATCGTGCTATCGGTTCATCCAAACCAACTCGAAAGAGATCGGTGTGCAGGAAGTGCTGACCGATGCTACGGGGAAGTTTCGGATCCCGGCCTTTTGGACGATTAGCACGCCGGATTGTTGGTATGAAGACACCGACTTTCATGTCTTCAAGCCTCGGTACGCGCCGTTCCCTCCGGGAGTTGACGGACCGGGTATTCCCACGTACGCACCATCAAATCCGAAATTGGATGTGTATCAGGAAATTTTCCGAGCAGGGGTAGTCCTTGAGTTACCACCCTTGAAAACGCGCGAAGAGATGGAGAAAGCCTATCCGTCAGGGCCATCGGTGTCTAATCGACTAGAAAAGAAATTGAAGAACTACTATAGGCTGGAAAATGAACTCCGGATATTGCTTGGCCACGAGCCATACAAAGGTGGGCCTCGGGCATGGCGTGGAGCAGGCCAATGA